Within the Zea mays cultivar B73 chromosome 10, Zm-B73-REFERENCE-NAM-5.0, whole genome shotgun sequence genome, the region gcgcatagctacacccccattgtacacctggaccctctccttgcatctataaaaggaaggtccagggccctcatgcgggagtgtggtcgcgcgggaggacgggctgacgaacaggctctctctctctccctcgcgagcgcTTATAACCCCTATTGCAAACGCATCCCCCtgacgcaggataacacgagctgcggtttttccccttgtgttccgtctcgcgccaacccatctgggctggggcacgcagcgacaattttactcgtcggtcgagGGACCCCctgaggtcgaaacgccgacaactagaTGACTTGAAAACATCGAGTAGGCCCTCTCCAGTTTCCAAATTTTTCCGCAAATACAAAAACAAACGAATCAAATACGAAAAACAGTACGGAATCAAGACAGGCTTCTACCCATCTATTTTCAACCCTACCCACGTATGACCAATCCTAATACTATTGGGActtcaacaccattttgttgtctcTACTATTGGGActtcaacaccattttgttgtctcCAGCATCTTTCTTATCTCACACACTATCACACCAACTATTTCAAGTTTCACTTTATAAACAGTATAATCTACAATGTAAAACAATTTTTTTGCACGATACACACTCGACTAAGCATGGCCTCCCAACTAACGACGTATTTGTTTCCCTTCTAAATTATATAAATTGGATTATGATAAAAGTATAGGAGGATAAAATATCACTTTAAAACCATAAATAAGCTAAAATAAATTAGCATTGGATAGCTTATTTATAATAAAGTAATATTTTACTCTTCTACCCCTCCGTCATAATTCAACTTATAATTTAAGAGAAAAACAACAGGGTCTAGAAGAACAAACCGGGCCTAAAGCACATACTCCCTCCATCCACATGATTTAATTCGTTCTAGGTTTGCCCTAAGTCAAGTCTTTATGTTTATGTTGTAAAATACTATAAAACACATACAATATAATCTGTCAAAGTTGATAAATCTAAAACGACTAAATCATGTAGACAGACCGAGGGAGTACTCAGCAACCAGGATTTTAAATGCGATGGCAGCTTATGTATGGACTGTAACTTGTACAGCGTAAAGTTTGCAATACCAACTGTAACGTACCCATCTCCATGCAACTTCGTTGCGCCTACATGCTGGATGTCTACTGCCAACCACGTACAGCTTTTGTCTACGCTACTTTACAGGTGGAGGAGGTTATTACAAGCAATCGTGGCGACTCAGAAAATCGCTCGTCACGTGCCTGCTAGGCGAAGTTTCCATGCGTAGGGTACTGCCCAGGGAGGGGTGGTCCTGCTGCCGGCACGGGAGGCCCGAAGTTGAAGGGGTGGTTGAACATGCAGGCTGGCCCATACTTGCAGAAGCCATAGCGTCCATAGTAAGTGCACACAGGTTGATCCTGCAACAAAACAACAGAGCAAAAATACAATAAACTTGGCCAGAATCATATTTTTGAAACGGTTCGCCAGGCCTTAACCGGGAATGTAAAACGATGGGATATGAACTCACAGGTTTGATAGGCAAGCCGATGGGGCTAAGACCTGCTGGTGGTGGTGCAGACTGGCGCGACCTTGGATGGTGATATCTGCATTTCATCCTGTATTTACAGAAACCGCTCTTAACGAAATGCTGGCATTCAGGTTGGCCAGGTCTCTCGGGATACTCATCAGATGGTGGTGGTTGATGTCCTGGTATATCTGCAGCCTTGTACATCGGGTGATTCATATGGGCAGCTGGAAAATGCGGGAAAGGAACACCGGGAGGGTAATATGGATTCAAAGGTACCTGAAACCAATATTCACACATCAAATAAGTTATCCAAGAGAAAGCATCGATATCAAGCATACCAGGGAATTACTAAATGTGTCGGAACAGAATATTTCCACTCGACATCGCTATTCTCTTGGCATAATACTGAGAAATCACAATGGAAGTCACTACGAATAAACAAAATGGGTTCGGATAGTATCACTTGGTAAGCGAACTGAAAATCTTATCCATAGGAATGAAACAACATAGAAAACTATGTTAAATAATTTTTTTCTCAAAACAACTTATCTGTTTTTTTTCTCCCAAGCTAAGAAAAGGTGTTTGAAAGAATAATCAGAAAGATAAAACATGATATCAACTAACTTTCACAGTATTTAACTTTAAAGCAGTTCATAAAAAACAGTAAAATTATGTGGAGTGAAAGTCAAAGACCAATTAAAGATCTTCAAACCTTTCACCAGCAAATAAACTAGCATGTTTCGGTTCTTAATTTACCAAAGAGTAAATTAAGGAGAAGAAATACTAATATTATCCAATTCATTGCAAATGCTAAAGTGAAAGGCGTCATTTTAATTTGTACAATTACCTGATGATTTTTTTTATCGAAAGCGCAGGGGAACTGCGCCTTAAAATATATTAAGAGGAAAAAGGTCTAAAGTAGACCAGGGTTACAACATTTAACTCCTTACGGAGGCCAGTACCGCACATAAGTGAAAGAGTCTAAGAAAAGGAACATGCTGTTCATTcaatgctctctggtcaggcaatTACCTGATGATACCCACTCCAATCAGAAGATGGATACATTCCTTGAGGTGGAACCATCCCTCCACTGTATGACGGTGCTGGAGCAAGAAAAGGAACATGCTGTTCATTcaatgctctctggtcaggccacATCTGAAGGCTAGGCTGAGAGGATCCTTGGACATTTTGCAGTGGTACATCGCCATTCTCATGTTCCAACCCTGGTTCTTTTGAAGATGCATTAGTAGGATCTGGGTGGTGAAACTTGCAGTTAGTCGCAAATTTGCAGCTCCCAGTGCGCATATAGTATGGGCACTCCTTTTCACCCTGCAACATTAAAAAAAGACAGCTTATGCCTTAAATAATTCCATATAAACAATGTTATCAAGTTGTCTGGTAGATCCTAGTCGCCATGGGACCGACCAGGCGACTTGATCAGGGTGACTAGTCAGCCCTGGTCAGTCCTACTCATCTTATATATATCAGGACTAATACCAAACATATATAATCAAACATGAAGGTAACTCTAAGGCGGAGGCTGCATTTGGGGTTCCAAATTGGGCTGATAACATAAAACCCAGATACAGCCCATGCCCTAAGCTCCCAGCAATTCCATTCTGTTTCTGACCATCCACCCCCCTAGTCGTCTGACTAATCCTGATTAGTCAACAACTAATCGTCCTAAtcacgaaagggcctctagctgattTCGTTAGGTGGTctaagtagcactcctcaggtcctgaaTTCAACTCCCCGTGGGAACAAATTTGAGGTTATGGTTAAACAAATCTCCTCgcacgccaaagcacaggtctaggGCCCAATCTCGCgtttctcacatgggctacgatGACGCTATGTATGGGTGGGGCAAGGGTTCGGGAGTTTTCTCGGCTTGCGTGAGGTCTTCTTTTAATATAAATGCCCTAGGGATGTCTTAGCCCCCGGCAATCAATTTTTTAAAATCGTCCTAATCGAGTCATAGCCCATAGTCTAGGATACCAAATAGGAGTTAATCATGATTAATGGATGACTTGATAACACCCCATACAAAGGTAAACTAAGCTGATAAGTGCACCCAAAGTTTTCAGTTACATGTTAATTTGTGCTTGAATCAGTTATTATGATTACACCAATATACCTAGATATAATTTTGCAACTTGCCGTGGTATTCTACTACCTTGAGGACAAAAAACAAAATCCAAAGTTTTGTATTTCAACCAAAATAATAAGATAGCCCAATTAAGTACCCATAATCTCTGCCACAGCTCCAGCACCAAGAATTTTAGGAGCTAAAGATGTTCTATGAGCCAGCTCtgccaaacaggcccttaacTACCCTGAAATGAACAAGTATATAAGCTGCACAAGTAATGAGACACTTACTGGTCGCAGTGGAAGACCTAGAAAGTTTAGCTCAGCTTTTTCAACCTCTGTTTTCCCTCCATTTCCCTCACGGTGGAGGTATTTGCAAGTTTTACCGAATTTGCATCCTCCAGGTGTTGAATAATACTGCATGGAACATTGTGTTATACGTCAGACAGCTGAAGAATAACATTACCATGAAAGATCTAATCCCTAGATCATGCCTTAGATTTTACATATAAGATAAATAAGATGAGTTTATGCTATGTGTTACTATCAGCTGATATAGTGATACTGGTCACCTATGTTACCCAGATACAGCAGGTAAGGGTCGTATCCCATATCGGACACAGGTGCATGGTGGATTATTTGCAGTGATATGTATAGTATGTGTATGATAAGGGTTTAGGGTTGAGTATATGTAATAATCAGTCCACTATCAATTAATTAGGCTCCCTTTGGCAGGCTTCTCTAAGGCGGCTTCTGCTTTGGCTTCGTTATTTTTTAGTGAAGCTGAACCGAACCGTGTTTTTTAAAAATATCTTTGCCTCAAAAGAACTTCCCTCATTTCCATTAGAATGTGAAGCTAAAAATACTGGCTCAATCAGCTTTGGCTTGCATACATTTTGCAAAGAGCCCTTCCCACTAGATGCATCTGTTCTCCACATGAATCTTGTTTCGAATTCCACACCGCACagtattaagttgcatgcaccaaccaattcaacccaaaaacttaagTTGATAGGAAGAGGTGGACAATTCACTTACATTATACTCCAACACTCCCCCTCACGTCGAGCCTCTCTTGGGTCTCAGACATGGAATAGGAGcgagcaacaattattttattttaattgCGCTAACCAGGATTCGAACTCGTGACCTCTAGCTTTGATACCATATTAAGTGGCATGCACCAACCAATTCAATCCAAAAGCTTAAGTTCATGGGAAGAggtggacaattcacttatattatattccaacacACAGGATGACACCTCCGACCTTCCCGGGAAGCTCCTCGCCCCGGTAACCGCAAGCGCTACTCCCTCGTGTGCCACCGTTGGCTAGCCATAGAGACCGCCTCCTGCTTCCTCACGTTTGACGCCAAGGCTCTGCTGCTCGCTGACTGTGCCAAAGAGGCCTTAGGGTTTTCATTTCTTCCAACATGGTATCCAACCAATATTTTCTTCCTCCTCCCTCCCCTAGCCGCAGGCTCCCATCAGGCCACCGACAGGCCGTAGCCACCATGGCCGACAACTCTCCTCTCCCCTTGGCTGACTCTCCTCATCTCTCCTCTCTCTTGTTGTTGGTTCTCGATTGCTGTTGGGATTCCCTCCTTCAACCTCGTTGTCCTCCCCAACCTTCAGTTGTCTCCCACCCCTACCTCTACAGGTGGCGACCTAGCCTCTGCCAGGCTAGGTGCACCTAGCTTGGTCGGCCCCGGCCTGGGCGTCAGCGGCCTCGCCACCCTAGCTAGAGCACCACCAGGCCGCCCCATGGCCTAGACACAGGCATGGTTGCCTCTAGCCTAGGTAGCCCCGACCACAACGTTGTCGGCCTAGCTCTGGCCGCCACAGGCATGGGCACGGCCTCGCCCGCCCGAACGCCCCACACTGCTTTGTGCCCGACGTCGTGACTGCCCACTCCACCCTAGTTGTGGCCCTCAAGGCTACTAATGCGGTTGTGGCTGCTGCTCGAGAGCACAAACGTGTCGCCGCTCTCGCCCGGGAGCACGAACGCACCGCTGTCGATACCCTCGccaagcagcttgccgaggctgagCGTCATCTTCTTGGCTCTCCCTGCCTCGACCCTCTCTCAAAGCTACCAATGGTCGACCCCCGCTTTGACGTACAACCATGCAAGTCATCGCCAACCTCCACACCAAGGTGACGAGTGTTAAACATCCGCTCTCTGGTCCATGTCATCCTCGATTCGGCTTCCTACACCTACGCACGCTAGCGCTACCTCGTCCTCCTCATCCTGCAACGCTATGCCCTGGACGACTACGTCCTCACCGACACAACATCCCTCACTATCCCCTCCTAGTGGTGGATGGATAGTGTGTTCCTATTTTCAATCCTCAAAACGGACACTGTTGAGCTACACAACGTCATTCTCGAGCATGGTGGCACTAACCGTCAGGCCTGGGTTGCCATCGAAGAACAGTTTTTCGGCAACCGCAAGGATCGTTCTCTCCACATCGACATTGCCTTTCGAACCTTCGTCCAGGGGGGACATCTTCGTCACTGAGTACTACTGCTAGATGAAAGGCATAGTAGCCTCCCTCTGTGACCTCGAGGAGCATGTCTCTGATCCCACGCTCGTCCTCAGAGGCCTCAACGAGTGCTAAGATCACCTGCGAGATCACTTGCTTGTCCCTGTTCCGGTCTTTCCATAAGTACACAATGACCTCACCCTTGAGGAGGTCACCAAGGGGGCGCCTCCTCGCTTCGAAACCGCTACCGCTCTCTACATCGCCACCCATGAAGGCCAGCCCTCGTGCGCTCTCCTCCACTCCCTTGGGGGGCTCGTTGTCGCGCTCGTCTGTCTAGGGGGTGGTCGCCGGAGGAAGGGTGATCGTGGGAGTGGGGGTGGCCACGAGTACGCTCCTTGGCCTTCTACAACGTGTGGATCGACTGTATCTCCTTGTGGCCCAACTCGGCCTTAGGTGGGCTTTCACTGCGCCTACCTCCGCCTAGCCAGCTCACCTAACGATGCCTAGCCTAGGGTATCCTCTTAGCCCACTTCCCTCTGCACACTAGCGCCTCATCCACCCTACTACCCTTACCACTCCACTTTTTTCATCCTAGAACCTATGACCTTGTGGATGGGATCAGTAGTCACTTGCTAGCTTGTTCAACGATGACCCTGACTCCTACTGTCATGGACTGGTTTGCTGATTCCGGTGCCTACCATACCTCTAGACGCTGGTATACTTTCTTCTTGCCCCCCACCTCTCTCGTCTCATTCTTCATCTATCATTCTAGGCAACAAGAACATTCTTCCGATCACCTCTATAGGTGATTTGGTTCTTCTCGGGCCTTTCCATCTTGACATTATTCTTGTTGCCCTCCATATCATTCGAAGTCTTTTATTTGTTCATTAGTTTATCACCGATAATTCTTGCTCTATTGAGTTTTATCCTTTTAACTTGTCCGTGAAGGATCTCGCTACTCGAAACCTTCTCACCCTCTCACCCTCTAGGCCCTAGTACACCCTACGACTTCCTGCGTCCAATTCTCCACCTACTGCTTAAGCTACATCATCGCCTTCGTCCTCGCCGCAGTCGCACCTACTGCCGACTTCAACTACCTCAGCACTTGGCATCGTCAACTCGATCATCCTAGCCCCGACGTGTTGTCCAAGTTGTGTAGTAGTTCAGTCATCTCTTGTACTAGGGGCACCTCTAAGCATCTATGCCACGCCTGCCAGCTCTTAGAAACCAGGAACGTGGAACTTGTCCGCGCTCCTCATTCCAAAAATGTTCGTTCTGTTCCGGGAACGCGAGAACAATCTCATCCCCATAGTGTTAAAATCTTTTAAGTATCGTACCACATACCACATTCTTGTTCCTCGATCCCATCGATCCAGGAACCTGGTTACTAAGTGCCAACTTGGTTGTCATGTTCGACTTCCTAGCCCTAGCCCCTCTCAGGTTGTGCATAATTTTGATATCATACATTGTGATTTGTGGATCTCTCCCATTATCAGTGTTTCAGGTTATAAATATTATCTAGTGTTTCTTGATGATTGCTCTCATTATTAGTAGACTTTTCCCTTGCATTCAAAGTCTGACACGTTTGTGACTCCACTTATTCGCTTGGGTTTCCACTCAATTAAGTCACACCATTAAGGTCGTCCAGTGTGATAATGGTCGTGACTCGTGAGGTTGATAGCTCCTCTCGGTCATTCTTCTCCCATGGTGTATAGCTCTGAATGTCTTGCCCAGAATGGCAAGGCTGAGCGTATGATTCGCACTACTAATAACATCATGCACTCATTGTTTCAAGCATCTGTGTTCTTGCTCACTGGTTGAGAGCCTCGACACTGGCACCTATCTCCTTAATTGCATTCCTACTAAGGCTATCTGCGCCCCACACCCCACTTGCTACAACCATCTTCGTGTCTTTGGGTGTGCGTGCTACCCCAACCTTTCTGCCATTACTCCCCATAAGCTTGCCCCTTGCTCCAACCGTTGTGTCTTCCTCGGTTGCTCCCCTGATTACAAATTGTATTAGTGTTTTG harbors:
- the LOC100272717 gene encoding zinc finger CCCH domain-containing protein 65 isoform X8; protein product: MADADAKSQPPDAAASPDASISSPSSLGGGGGDAADADAIEKQLAGLGIAVAGGFPEPSGWDDGPVPVPIPADVLVGGDEGAGEKPRAPAPAPTGAVDVKVRFPRRPGEPDCSYYLKFGTCRFGMKCKFNHPARKKKTSRVRGVGSNGSGSNSSSNKASSPDDDQAPKEEYEGLVPDISDSMVIDMKRGKLEPKEKVCEEPEKAIHFTKLDETNIATQKVLKGSKDKRKETFAEGNTQEECKYYSTPGGCKFGKTCKYLHREGNGGKTEVEKAELNFLGLPLRPGEKECPYYMRTGSCKFATNCKFHHPDPTNASSKEPGLEHENGDVPLQNVQGSSQPSLQMWPDQRALNEQHVPFLAPAPSYSGGMVPPQGMYPSSDWSGYHQVPLNPYYPPGVPFPHFPAAHMNHPMYKAADIPGHQPPPSDEYPERPGQPECQHFVKSGFCKYRMKCRYHHPRSRQSAPPPAGLSPIGLPIKPDQPVCTYYGRYGFCKYGPACMFNHPFNFGPPVPAAGPPLPGQYPTHGNFA